The candidate division KSB1 bacterium genome window below encodes:
- a CDS encoding tetratricopeptide repeat protein, with the protein MTKTTKLILKFGLFFLLTFGLGCTSTTPKLEGDSKPVAGRYKSFREADPRATDLVVRGALAELKGDYGAALNDYQEALLFDSTSVSLHNAIAEIYLILNRTESAIQMLRRALRLDPRHIETRENLAAAYRESNQIEAAVKEYETILTIEPENIQAMAVLANYYLQRREQDKAIAMYQKLVDRGEAGPREWFGLGMLYLSQKRYDEAMQVFKDYLKDSPGDERAHLSVGAVYEAQKDTAALIAWYQNTLSRNEDFDEIRNALKRLLVAQKNFDAAIALLEAQSRRDSTNLEILGDLYELYLQKRDTTAARKKLDAVIAALAARFAKDSSDVEALMQMSEIYAQKGDKKSSQATLDRAIGLLQTRADKDSTGGEKWLQLGSLYMQRGDTMRAGKAYQRATQIAPQNYLTFYALGSWHYDQNHLDSAAVYLEKAGQLNRRDPRIWMQLGLANMRRNKNEEAQKNLERAYELAPNNPNVNFLLGMVLSQQRQHERAVNHLTTALNADPDNIGILGTLAATLDELGRHAESDSIYERALRLAPDDATLLNNFSYSLSERGIRLDEALSMVKRALEKEPENGAFLDTIGWVYYQMGKYDLALEYILQAIQTRDSSAEVFEHLGDVYHKLGQPANAQKYWQKALQLDGSRKSLQEKLGSLKD; encoded by the coding sequence ATGACAAAGACCACTAAACTCATTTTAAAATTCGGTTTATTCTTCTTACTCACTTTCGGGCTGGGCTGCACCAGCACGACGCCCAAATTAGAGGGTGATTCCAAGCCGGTCGCCGGGCGGTACAAATCCTTCCGCGAGGCCGATCCGCGCGCCACGGACCTGGTGGTTCGCGGGGCGCTGGCCGAACTGAAGGGCGATTACGGCGCGGCGCTGAATGACTATCAGGAAGCCTTGCTGTTTGATTCGACTTCGGTGTCGCTGCACAACGCCATCGCCGAGATTTACCTGATCTTGAACCGGACGGAAAGCGCGATTCAAATGCTCCGGCGCGCCCTCCGGCTCGATCCCCGCCATATCGAAACCCGCGAAAATCTGGCGGCGGCTTATCGCGAAAGCAATCAAATCGAGGCAGCGGTGAAGGAATACGAAACGATTCTCACCATCGAGCCGGAGAACATTCAGGCCATGGCGGTGCTGGCGAATTATTATTTGCAGCGCCGCGAGCAGGACAAGGCCATCGCGATGTATCAAAAGCTGGTCGATCGCGGCGAAGCCGGCCCTCGTGAGTGGTTCGGCCTCGGCATGTTGTATCTCTCGCAGAAGCGCTATGATGAGGCGATGCAGGTTTTCAAAGATTATCTGAAAGATTCGCCGGGCGACGAGCGCGCCCATCTTTCCGTCGGCGCGGTGTACGAAGCCCAAAAAGACACGGCGGCGCTGATCGCTTGGTATCAAAACACCCTGAGCCGCAACGAGGATTTTGACGAAATCCGCAACGCGCTGAAACGCCTGCTGGTGGCGCAGAAAAATTTCGACGCCGCGATCGCGCTGCTCGAAGCGCAGAGCCGGCGCGATTCGACGAATCTCGAGATTCTCGGCGACTTGTACGAATTGTATTTGCAGAAGCGCGACACGACGGCGGCCCGCAAAAAGTTGGACGCGGTGATCGCCGCGCTGGCGGCGCGTTTTGCCAAAGACTCCAGCGACGTGGAAGCGCTGATGCAAATGAGCGAAATTTACGCGCAAAAAGGCGACAAGAAAAGTTCGCAAGCCACGCTCGACCGGGCAATCGGCCTTTTACAAACGCGCGCCGACAAGGATTCGACCGGTGGCGAAAAATGGCTGCAACTGGGGAGTTTGTACATGCAGCGCGGAGACACGATGCGCGCGGGGAAAGCCTACCAACGCGCCACGCAAATCGCACCGCAAAATTATCTGACATTTTACGCCTTGGGCAGTTGGCATTACGATCAGAATCATCTGGATTCGGCCGCGGTGTATTTGGAAAAAGCCGGCCAGCTCAACCGGCGCGACCCGCGAATCTGGATGCAGCTCGGCCTGGCCAACATGCGCCGCAATAAAAACGAAGAGGCGCAAAAAAATCTGGAGCGGGCCTACGAGCTGGCGCCGAATAATCCGAATGTGAATTTTCTTTTGGGCATGGTGTTGAGCCAGCAACGCCAGCACGAACGTGCCGTTAACCATCTCACCACGGCTTTGAACGCCGACCCCGACAACATCGGCATCCTGGGAACGCTGGCGGCAACGCTGGACGAGCTGGGCCGTCATGCCGAGTCAGATTCGATCTATGAACGCGCTTTGCGCCTGGCGCCGGATGATGCGACATTGTTGAACAATTTCAGCTACAGCCTGTCCGAGCGCGGCATTCGTCTCGACGAAGCGCTCAGCATGGTCAAACGCGCGTTGGAGAAAGAGCCCGAGAATGGCGCGTTTCTCGACACCATCGGCTGGGTTTATTATCAAATGGGCAAGTATGATTTGGCGCTCGAATATATTTTACAGGCGATTCAAACACGCGATTCCTCGGCGGAGGTGTTCGAGCATCTCGGCGATGTCTATCACAAACTCGGGCAGCCGGCCAATGCGCAGAAGTATTGGCAAAAAGCCCTGCAGTTGGACGGCTCGCGCAAAAGCTTGCAGGAAAAATTGGGATCGCTGAAAGATTGA
- a CDS encoding DUF4292 domain-containing protein has product MLLVAGLILSGCAGRAPKLDHEWQPQELYGRVVENYRRLQTFRGEGPLTVESPAYRLSAPARILVLKPDSIFIKVEAALGVDAGFFFADRRQFATFSPLENLYLYGETSRVRELTLFQMDLTYDEMMSGMVGAALPPFDSTFIITRDGEMYRFEGKRRQRFNDNAANGLTQYAAAEIDSALWRVTYWVNAERGVVTKAEERLASGELYARQEFKRFRQVRGVWLPQLIQMQRPGAKERLTIFYNRVEVNDKIAASEFVIHLPKNAKRVNLSEPNNPQEIEKPLLENL; this is encoded by the coding sequence GTGTTGCTTGTAGCCGGGTTGATCTTGTCCGGCTGCGCGGGCCGGGCGCCAAAGTTGGATCATGAGTGGCAGCCGCAGGAGTTGTACGGGCGCGTGGTCGAGAATTACCGGCGCTTGCAAACTTTTCGCGGCGAGGGCCCACTTACCGTCGAGTCGCCGGCATATCGCCTCAGCGCGCCGGCGCGCATTTTGGTTTTGAAACCGGATTCGATCTTCATCAAAGTTGAGGCGGCGCTGGGAGTCGACGCCGGTTTTTTCTTTGCGGATCGCCGCCAGTTTGCCACTTTTTCACCGCTGGAAAATCTTTACTTGTACGGCGAAACCTCGCGCGTTCGCGAGCTGACGCTCTTTCAAATGGATTTGACTTACGACGAGATGATGAGCGGCATGGTCGGCGCGGCGCTGCCGCCTTTTGACAGCACCTTTATCATCACCCGCGACGGCGAGATGTATCGCTTCGAAGGCAAACGCCGGCAACGTTTCAACGATAACGCCGCCAACGGCTTGACGCAATACGCCGCCGCAGAAATTGACAGCGCGCTCTGGCGCGTCACCTATTGGGTCAACGCCGAACGCGGCGTCGTGACCAAAGCCGAAGAGCGTCTGGCCAGCGGCGAATTATACGCGCGGCAGGAGTTCAAGCGTTTTCGGCAAGTGCGCGGGGTCTGGTTGCCGCAATTGATTCAAATGCAGCGCCCCGGCGCCAAAGAACGCTTGACGATTTTTTACAACCGCGTCGAAGTCAACGACAAAATTGCCGCATCTGAATTTGTCATTCACCTGCCCAAGAATGCCAAGCGCGTCAACCTTTCCGAGCCGAACAATCCCCAGGAAATTGAAAAGCCCTTGTTAGAGAATTTATGA
- a CDS encoding glycosyltransferase family 2 protein → MNPETPIEKSPPSLRPAEHRNRRRRRSRRKSGQAAQSAAAPDHNTRPPATTTTDNTDGHLNVKAKSTPTAAARPQPNSLPRSSATPTEPLALSVVIPLVNEAASLTELHGNLTEVLNRLRVQAEMIFVDDGSTDDSFEILQRLQKRDRRVRVIQFRRNYGKSAALAAGFSRAKGRYIVTMDADLQDDPEEIPHLLNELRRGCDLVSGWKKRRHDKLSKRLASKVFNTVTSFLTGLKLHDINCGLKAYRREVTDSIHVYGQLHRYLPVLAFKEGFRVSETEVRHHPRKYGKSKFGLSRYTSGFFDLLTVLFLTRYTRRPLHLFGIGGLTSFLLGFGISAYLTYERLFNHRYLTNRPILWLGLLLIIVGIQLISFGLLGEMLAATQNHAPNYGIKAELGFEKR, encoded by the coding sequence ATGAATCCGGAAACACCCATCGAGAAATCTCCGCCGTCGCTTCGACCAGCAGAACATAGAAATCGCCGGCGTCGACGCTCAAGACGAAAATCCGGCCAGGCGGCGCAAAGTGCCGCAGCGCCAGACCACAACACGAGGCCGCCAGCCACCACCACCACCGACAATACTGACGGGCATTTGAACGTGAAGGCGAAATCCACCCCGACGGCTGCAGCCCGGCCACAGCCCAACTCACTGCCACGATCTTCGGCGACGCCAACAGAGCCGCTCGCGCTCTCGGTGGTGATTCCGCTCGTCAACGAAGCGGCTTCGCTGACGGAACTGCATGGCAACTTAACCGAAGTGTTGAATCGCCTGCGCGTTCAGGCTGAAATGATTTTCGTCGACGACGGTTCGACGGATGATTCGTTCGAGATTTTGCAGCGCTTGCAAAAACGCGACCGGCGCGTGCGCGTCATTCAATTTCGCCGCAACTACGGCAAATCCGCGGCGCTGGCCGCGGGCTTCTCGCGGGCGAAAGGCCGCTACATTGTCACGATGGATGCCGACCTGCAAGACGATCCCGAGGAAATTCCGCATCTTTTGAATGAATTGCGCCGCGGCTGCGATTTGGTTTCCGGCTGGAAAAAACGCCGCCACGACAAATTGTCCAAGCGCCTGGCCTCCAAAGTTTTCAATACCGTCACGAGCTTTCTCACCGGCCTGAAGCTGCACGACATCAATTGCGGCTTGAAAGCGTATCGCCGCGAAGTCACCGACAGCATTCACGTGTACGGCCAGTTGCATCGCTATTTGCCGGTGCTGGCGTTCAAAGAAGGCTTTCGCGTCAGCGAAACCGAGGTGCGGCATCATCCGCGCAAATACGGCAAAAGCAAATTCGGCCTGTCGCGTTATACCAGCGGCTTTTTCGATTTGCTGACGGTGCTGTTTTTGACGCGCTACACCCGGCGGCCGCTGCATCTTTTTGGGATCGGCGGACTCACCTCTTTCCTGCTCGGCTTCGGCATCAGCGCCTATCTGACGTACGAGCGCTTGTTCAACCATCGCTATCTCACCAACCGGCCGATTCTATGGCTCGGCCTGCTGCTGATTATTGTCGGCATACAATTGATCTCGTTCGGCTTGTTGGGCGAAATGCTCGCCGCGACGCAAAATCACGCGCCGAATTACGGCATTAAAGCCGAACTGGGCTTTGAGAAAAGATGA
- a CDS encoding sigma-54 dependent transcriptional regulator encodes MKTTELKYKILVIGERGLNETVRRCLPDEDEIAVLSCNSEEKARENLTKYAPDLIVADFDLSAFKPIKFLTELFSNGERRDIVMLAAAPLIEDVVKCMQLGAREFLQLPKENLKLHETLKNFYLHWQKNQKGAAFIAQQHERFGVSGIIGESPQMQNVIQLIKKITSRRWVTVLIRGETGTGKEVVARAIHYGSSETSPLAPFVEVNCTAIPENLLEAELFGYEKGAFTDAKFSKKGLFELAEGGTLFLDEIGDMSLVLQAKLLKAIEEKRFRRLGGTQSIEVKTRIMAGTHADLEKGIEEGRFRRDLYYRLNVINIFLPALRERGNDILLLARHFLHEYAGEYNAVARKFSAAAEEALMSYDWPGNVRELQHVVERAVMLGDSPVIEVKDIYEALGVEPKPLRAQPKTPSNGASAIASPSGWSRVIEIPPEGISLQEGESKLIEEILRLTKWNKTRASQILGISRPRLSRKIEEYQIKQGQHAVAAH; translated from the coding sequence TTGAAAACAACGGAATTAAAATACAAAATTCTCGTGATCGGCGAGCGCGGCCTTAACGAGACGGTGCGGCGCTGCCTGCCCGATGAGGACGAAATCGCCGTGCTGTCGTGCAACTCGGAGGAGAAAGCCCGGGAGAATCTGACGAAATACGCGCCGGATTTGATCGTAGCCGACTTCGACCTGTCGGCGTTCAAGCCGATAAAATTTTTGACCGAGCTGTTCAGCAACGGCGAGCGCCGCGACATTGTGATGCTGGCGGCGGCGCCGTTGATCGAAGACGTGGTCAAGTGCATGCAGCTCGGCGCGCGCGAGTTTTTGCAACTGCCAAAGGAAAATCTCAAGCTGCACGAGACGCTCAAAAATTTTTATTTGCATTGGCAGAAGAATCAAAAAGGCGCAGCGTTCATCGCGCAGCAGCACGAGCGCTTTGGCGTGAGCGGCATCATCGGCGAAAGCCCGCAAATGCAAAACGTCATCCAGCTCATCAAAAAAATCACCAGCCGGCGCTGGGTGACGGTGTTGATTCGCGGCGAAACCGGCACCGGCAAGGAAGTGGTGGCGCGCGCCATTCATTACGGCAGCTCGGAGACTTCTCCTCTTGCGCCCTTTGTGGAAGTCAATTGCACCGCGATTCCGGAAAATCTGCTGGAGGCCGAGCTGTTCGGCTACGAGAAAGGCGCGTTCACCGACGCCAAATTCAGCAAGAAAGGCCTTTTTGAGCTGGCGGAGGGCGGCACGCTGTTTCTCGACGAAATCGGCGACATGAGCCTGGTTTTGCAGGCAAAGCTTTTGAAGGCCATCGAGGAGAAGCGCTTTCGCCGGCTGGGCGGCACGCAGAGCATCGAAGTGAAAACGCGGATCATGGCCGGCACGCACGCCGACTTGGAGAAGGGCATCGAAGAAGGGCGCTTTCGCCGCGATTTGTATTACCGGCTGAACGTCATCAATATTTTTCTGCCGGCGCTGCGGGAGCGCGGCAACGATATTTTGCTGCTGGCGCGCCATTTTCTTCACGAATATGCCGGCGAGTACAACGCCGTGGCGCGCAAATTTTCGGCGGCGGCGGAAGAGGCGTTGATGAGCTACGACTGGCCCGGCAACGTGCGGGAGTTGCAGCACGTGGTCGAGCGCGCCGTCATGCTCGGCGACAGCCCGGTGATCGAGGTGAAAGATATTTACGAGGCCCTTGGCGTGGAACCGAAGCCCCTGCGGGCGCAGCCGAAAACCCCATCCAACGGTGCGAGCGCCATTGCCTCGCCCTCGGGCTGGAGCCGGGTCATCGAGATTCCGCCGGAGGGCATCTCGCTGCAGGAAGGCGAGAGCAAATTGATCGAAGAAATCCTGCGTTTGACGAAGTGGAACAAAACCCGCGCCTCGCAAATTTTGGGCATCTCGCGCCCGCGCTTGAGCCGGAAGATTGAGGAATATCAAATCAAGCAGGGGCAGCACGCGGTCGCGGCGCACTAA
- a CDS encoding LptF/LptG family permease — translation MRSFILARYILREHLGPFCLSFALITLIFLLDLVFRHLSRMLSKGLPLAVVFEFFGLNLAWIVATAVPMAVLTAVLMAFGRLAADQEITAMQAGGLSLCRLVAPVFLVTGLLALGLIWFNNHILPDFNYRARLLASDIARKKPGVRIEPGVWFHDIPNYSLLVKALEDSAAVSKVRGIIVNDNTDPNLQRTISAHAGLMQPTPGEGLLLLTLFDGEIQEMNIQKLEEFRRVKFAKHAMSIKVDDSMFWQRSDSDTRTDREKSVPEMWQEVQEHRARLAWLEQRINLIVGIDFYHRLGRAFSLVPDSLVHLLISPRPPENPDSPFFKKEKSGQQKKLLAQISQFILEKQRCEDTAQVLLVEIHKKYAIPAACLVFVLVGAPLGVLARRGGVATGAGLSLGFFLLYWAFLIGGEDLADRYILSPFAAMWSANFFVGAMGVFVFRRISLGRLSPMSFSIMKWLSRFSFNGFFKKFRRPYSDDEHTTSPEYPPEPEEKQPPFPDFFDEEEKPAEPFPPTPQPELPPAPPASPPPERPSPASPPVILPQLEMTQAPEILRNFTNRTRADLVLFADRNGVPHAYCKNPAIELPPRTDLEMIAKLAAGQMAVTREISHSLGDDGSFHSIFKEGGQRNVFICQISEEFNLVAVADKTIALGLVQIHAREAVKNFRKMLEMV, via the coding sequence ATGCGATCATTTATTCTGGCGCGATATATTTTGCGCGAGCATCTCGGCCCGTTTTGTTTGAGTTTTGCGTTGATCACCCTGATTTTCCTGCTCGATCTGGTGTTTCGTCACCTGAGCCGAATGTTGAGCAAGGGGCTGCCGTTGGCTGTCGTTTTTGAGTTTTTCGGGCTGAATCTCGCCTGGATCGTCGCCACGGCGGTGCCGATGGCCGTGCTCACCGCCGTGTTGATGGCATTTGGCCGGCTGGCGGCAGATCAGGAAATCACCGCGATGCAAGCTGGCGGCCTCAGCCTGTGCCGTTTGGTGGCGCCGGTGTTTCTCGTCACCGGCTTGCTGGCGCTGGGGCTGATTTGGTTCAACAATCACATCCTGCCGGATTTTAATTATCGCGCCCGCCTGCTCGCCAGCGACATCGCCCGCAAGAAACCCGGCGTGAGAATCGAGCCTGGCGTTTGGTTTCACGATATTCCCAATTACAGCCTGCTGGTCAAAGCGCTGGAAGACAGCGCCGCCGTTTCGAAGGTTCGCGGGATCATCGTTAACGACAACACCGACCCGAATTTGCAGCGCACCATTTCCGCCCATGCCGGCTTGATGCAGCCCACCCCGGGGGAAGGCCTGCTGTTGCTGACGCTTTTTGACGGTGAAATTCAGGAAATGAATATTCAAAAGCTGGAAGAGTTCCGGCGCGTCAAGTTTGCCAAACATGCAATGTCCATCAAAGTTGACGACAGCATGTTTTGGCAGCGCAGCGACTCGGACACGCGCACCGACCGCGAGAAAAGCGTCCCGGAAATGTGGCAGGAGGTTCAAGAACATCGCGCCCGCCTCGCCTGGCTGGAGCAGCGAATCAACTTGATCGTCGGCATCGATTTCTATCATCGCCTGGGCCGGGCGTTCAGCCTGGTGCCGGACAGTTTGGTGCACTTGCTGATCTCGCCACGGCCGCCGGAAAATCCCGACTCTCCTTTTTTCAAAAAAGAAAAGTCGGGACAGCAGAAAAAGCTGCTGGCGCAAATCAGCCAGTTCATTTTGGAAAAGCAGCGCTGCGAAGATACCGCACAAGTGTTGTTGGTTGAAATTCATAAAAAATACGCCATCCCGGCGGCTTGTCTGGTGTTTGTGCTGGTTGGCGCGCCGCTCGGCGTTCTGGCGCGCCGCGGCGGAGTGGCCACCGGCGCGGGTTTGAGTTTGGGTTTTTTTTTGTTGTATTGGGCCTTTTTAATCGGAGGTGAAGATTTGGCGGATCGTTATATCCTGTCACCGTTTGCGGCTATGTGGTCGGCGAACTTTTTTGTCGGCGCTATGGGAGTTTTTGTATTTCGGCGTATTTCGCTCGGACGGCTATCACCTATGTCATTCTCAATAATGAAATGGCTGAGCCGTTTTTCTTTTAACGGCTTTTTCAAAAAATTTCGTCGCCCGTATAGCGATGACGAGCACACGACGTCGCCGGAATATCCGCCTGAACCGGAAGAAAAACAGCCGCCGTTTCCGGATTTTTTTGATGAAGAGGAAAAGCCCGCTGAACCTTTTCCGCCGACGCCGCAACCCGAGCTGCCCCCGGCGCCTCCCGCAAGTCCGCCGCCGGAAAGACCATCGCCGGCAAGCCCGCCAGTGATTTTGCCCCAGCTTGAAATGACGCAGGCACCGGAAATTCTGCGCAACTTCACAAACCGGACGCGCGCTGATCTCGTGCTGTTTGCGGACCGCAACGGCGTGCCGCATGCGTACTGCAAAAATCCCGCGATCGAGCTGCCGCCGCGGACGGATCTGGAAATGATCGCCAAATTGGCTGCCGGCCAAATGGCGGTGACGCGCGAGATCAGCCACAGCCTCGGGGATGACGGTTCATTTCATTCGATTTTTAAAGAAGGCGGCCAGCGCAACGTTTTCATTTGCCAAATCAGCGAGGAATTTAATTTGGTCGCCGTCGCCGACAAAACCATCGCGCTCGGCCTGGTGCAAATCCATGCCCGCGAGGCGGTGAAGAACTTTCGGAAGATGTTGGAGATGGTTTGA
- a CDS encoding glycosyltransferase yields MRIIIVSTAYPLRGGIAHYNALLASHLSRRHTVEIITFKRQYPKLFFPGKSQEESGGSFPQDGITPAPQWVDSINPLNWMRVAREIRRRKPDVLIFKYWLPFFGPCFGTIARLAKRGTKIKVLFICDNVIPHERRLGDVALTRYAFKPADYFIVQSDAVEKDLLQHFPDAIYRKAPHPVYEIFGAPMAKSAARKALGITARNVILYFGYIRPYKGVMVLLEAMAKLRQSQSEIGETLLLVVGEFYDDEQKYRRRGRELNLDSCLRFVANYVPTAEVAAYFSAADVVVLPYLSATQSGIAQIAYHFDKPVIATEVGGLTEVVIHEKTGFLAPRNDAPALAESIRRFYREHRENEFSENVKVEKQKYSWDRVVEAIEALVR; encoded by the coding sequence ATGAGAATCATCATTGTCAGCACGGCGTATCCTTTGCGCGGCGGCATTGCGCATTACAATGCCCTGCTGGCCTCTCATTTAAGCAGGCGGCACACCGTCGAAATCATCACTTTTAAACGCCAATATCCGAAATTATTTTTCCCCGGCAAAAGCCAAGAAGAAAGCGGTGGGTCGTTTCCGCAAGACGGCATAACACCGGCGCCGCAATGGGTGGATTCCATCAATCCGTTGAATTGGATGCGCGTGGCAAGAGAAATTCGCCGGCGAAAGCCGGATGTGCTGATTTTCAAATATTGGCTGCCATTTTTCGGGCCTTGTTTCGGCACGATTGCCCGGCTCGCCAAGCGCGGCACGAAGATCAAAGTTCTTTTCATTTGCGACAACGTCATTCCCCACGAGCGGCGTCTCGGCGACGTGGCGCTCACCAGATACGCTTTCAAACCCGCCGACTATTTCATTGTCCAATCCGACGCCGTCGAAAAAGATCTGCTGCAGCACTTCCCGGATGCGATATACCGCAAAGCGCCACACCCGGTTTATGAAATCTTCGGCGCGCCGATGGCGAAATCTGCGGCGCGAAAAGCCTTGGGAATCACGGCGAGAAACGTCATTTTGTATTTTGGTTATATCCGGCCTTACAAGGGCGTCATGGTGCTTTTGGAAGCCATGGCGAAGTTGCGCCAATCGCAATCCGAAATCGGTGAAACCTTGCTGCTTGTGGTGGGAGAATTTTATGACGATGAACAAAAATATCGCCGACGCGGGCGCGAGCTGAATTTGGATTCTTGCCTTCGCTTTGTCGCCAATTATGTTCCGACCGCCGAAGTCGCGGCCTACTTCAGCGCGGCGGATGTGGTGGTATTGCCCTATCTCTCGGCGACACAAAGCGGCATCGCGCAAATTGCCTACCATTTTGACAAACCGGTGATTGCAACTGAAGTCGGCGGATTGACTGAAGTTGTGATTCACGAAAAAACAGGCTTCCTGGCGCCGCGGAATGATGCGCCCGCCCTCGCCGAATCCATCCGCCGGTTTTATCGCGAGCATCGCGAGAACGAATTTTCTGAGAATGTAAAAGTCGAGAAGCAAAAATACTCGTGGGATCGCGTGGTCGAAGCGATTGAAGCGCTGGTCAGATGA
- a CDS encoding peptide-binding protein — protein MRLKSKLLLGFLVLGFAFSCQKNDGQNLNEPPQTVVIGLTGDFDTFLELGTANSDALHVIEEMLFLTLCELDEALNLQPRLAKSWQTSADGREVTFTLRDEVLWSDGQPTTAEDVLFTYQLAVNPQVGYTGRTRFAEVDTVIVLDPQTIRFTFKKNYPEALLDLQIPILPKHILAGVPPEQIRQCAFNRQPVGNGPFVLKEWRANDRAVFEANERYFAGRPKLDRVVFRIVPDETVLISSVLTGDIDLLPYVTPNRLTEIDHQPEVRLLKYPDRGYSFLAFNLNRPVFQDRRVRQGVAKAIQRQNLIDVLLNGNGRLIPGPIPPYFWAYDETLPVDIFNPDEAEDLLDLAGWIDKNGDGVREREGRPLEFTMKTNADNKLRSDALVMMQADLEKVGVKARPELLEFGKLVEDVLQRRDFDTVLLSWKTGYAVDPSQVWHSDAIQNGYNLISYRNPRVDSLLVAARQETDRGKAKPLWAAFQRLVAEDCPYVFLYNQENPAVVRQRLQNVKMDMRGYLINIEAWTVEETRVAKL, from the coding sequence ATGCGTTTGAAATCCAAATTGCTGTTGGGATTTTTGGTTCTCGGTTTTGCGTTCAGTTGCCAGAAAAACGACGGCCAAAATCTTAACGAGCCCCCGCAAACCGTTGTCATCGGCTTGACCGGCGATTTCGATACATTTTTGGAATTGGGCACGGCCAACTCCGACGCGCTGCACGTCATCGAGGAGATGCTGTTTTTGACACTGTGCGAGCTGGACGAGGCGTTGAACTTGCAGCCGCGGCTGGCCAAATCGTGGCAAACCAGCGCCGACGGCAGAGAAGTCACCTTTACGCTGCGTGATGAAGTGTTGTGGTCGGATGGACAGCCGACCACTGCTGAGGATGTTCTCTTCACCTACCAACTGGCGGTCAATCCGCAAGTCGGCTACACCGGTCGCACCCGTTTCGCCGAAGTCGATACGGTGATCGTCCTGGATCCGCAGACGATCCGTTTCACCTTCAAAAAAAATTATCCCGAGGCGTTGTTGGATTTGCAAATTCCGATTTTGCCGAAACATATTCTGGCGGGCGTGCCGCCGGAGCAAATCCGGCAATGCGCCTTCAACCGCCAGCCGGTCGGCAATGGGCCGTTCGTGCTGAAAGAATGGCGCGCCAATGACCGCGCCGTCTTCGAGGCCAACGAGCGCTATTTTGCCGGACGGCCCAAGCTGGATCGCGTCGTGTTTCGCATCGTGCCGGACGAAACGGTTTTGATTTCCAGCGTGCTCACCGGCGACATCGATCTGCTGCCGTACGTCACGCCGAACCGCCTCACGGAGATCGATCATCAGCCTGAGGTGCGGCTGCTGAAATATCCCGATCGTGGCTACAGTTTTCTCGCGTTTAATTTGAACCGGCCGGTTTTTCAAGATCGTCGCGTGCGCCAGGGCGTGGCAAAAGCAATTCAGCGGCAAAATCTCATCGACGTGTTGCTGAACGGCAACGGCCGGTTGATTCCCGGCCCGATTCCGCCGTATTTTTGGGCGTATGACGAAACGCTGCCGGTCGACATTTTCAATCCCGATGAAGCCGAGGATTTGCTCGACCTGGCCGGCTGGATAGATAAAAACGGCGACGGCGTGCGCGAGCGCGAAGGCAGGCCGCTGGAATTTACGATGAAAACCAACGCCGACAACAAGCTGCGCAGCGATGCGCTGGTGATGATGCAGGCGGATTTGGAGAAAGTCGGCGTCAAGGCCAGGCCGGAGCTGCTGGAGTTCGGCAAGCTCGTCGAGGATGTTTTGCAGCGCCGCGATTTCGACACGGTTTTGCTCTCGTGGAAAACCGGCTACGCGGTCGATCCTTCGCAGGTCTGGCATTCGGACGCGATTCAAAACGGCTACAATTTGATTTCGTACCGCAACCCCCGCGTCGATTCGCTGCTGGTCGCCGCCCGGCAGGAAACTGATCGCGGCAAGGCCAAACCGCTGTGGGCCGCGTTCCAGCGTTTGGTGGCGGAAGATTGCCCCTACGTTTTTCTGTACAACCAGGAGAACCCGGCCGTTGTCCGGCAGCGTTTGCAAAATGTCAAAATGGACATGCGCGGCTATTTGATCAATATCGAAGCCTGGACGGTGGAAGAAACCCGAGTCGCCAAATTATAG